In Streptomyces violaceusniger Tu 4113, one DNA window encodes the following:
- the rarD gene encoding EamA family transporter RarD has translation MTPQDQQERADRAGLLYGFAAYAFWGLVPLFWPLLEPAGAVEILAHRMVWSLAAVGLVLLALRRWSWIRPLLREPRRLLMIALAATVISINWGLYIWGVNSGHLVEAALGYFINPLVSIAFGVLLLRERLRPAQWAAVGVGAVAVAVLAVGYGKLPWIALTLAFSFATYGLAKKRVGLDGLESLAAETAVQFLPALGFLIWLGARGDSTFASEGAGHAALLASCGFVTALPLICFGASAVRLPLSTIGMLQYVAPTFQFALGITVFHETMPPERWAGFSLVWLALALLTWDALRTARRARRDLANAAARAAALSATVEGGVVPEACVLPKAGAVREARLVREAGLVPEAGLVPETVISDAAVSDVGGPEARPGPISGG, from the coding sequence GTGACGCCGCAGGACCAGCAGGAGCGCGCCGATCGCGCCGGTCTCCTCTACGGCTTCGCGGCATACGCCTTCTGGGGGCTGGTGCCGCTCTTCTGGCCGCTGCTGGAGCCCGCCGGCGCGGTGGAGATCCTCGCCCACCGGATGGTGTGGTCGCTGGCGGCCGTCGGTCTGGTGCTGCTGGCGCTGCGCCGCTGGAGCTGGATACGGCCGCTGCTGCGGGAGCCCCGACGGCTGCTCATGATCGCGCTCGCCGCGACCGTGATCTCGATCAACTGGGGCCTGTACATCTGGGGCGTCAACAGCGGCCACTTGGTGGAGGCCGCGCTCGGATACTTCATCAACCCGCTGGTCAGCATCGCCTTCGGGGTGCTGCTGCTGCGGGAGCGGCTGCGGCCCGCGCAGTGGGCGGCGGTCGGCGTCGGGGCGGTGGCCGTGGCCGTGCTGGCGGTGGGTTACGGCAAGCTGCCGTGGATCGCGCTCACGCTCGCCTTCAGCTTCGCGACGTACGGCCTGGCCAAGAAGCGGGTCGGGCTGGACGGGCTGGAGTCGCTGGCCGCCGAGACCGCCGTACAGTTCCTGCCCGCGCTGGGCTTCCTGATCTGGCTCGGGGCGCGCGGTGACAGCACGTTCGCGAGCGAGGGCGCCGGACATGCGGCGCTGCTGGCGAGCTGTGGCTTCGTCACGGCGCTGCCGCTCATCTGCTTCGGGGCCTCGGCGGTGCGGCTGCCGCTGTCGACGATCGGGATGCTGCAGTACGTGGCGCCGACCTTCCAGTTCGCCCTCGGCATCACCGTCTTCCACGAGACGATGCCACCCGAACGGTGGGCAGGCTTCTCCCTCGTCTGGCTCGCCCTTGCGCTGCTCACCTGGGACGCGCTGCGCACCGCGCGGCGGGCGCGGCGGGACCTGGCCAACGCCGCCGCGCGGGCGGCCGCGCTGTCGGCGACAGTGGAGGGCGGTGTCGTTCCGGAGGCGTGTGTCCTTCCGAAGGCGGGTGCCGTTCGGGAGGCGCGTCTCGTTCGGGAGGCGGGTCTCGTTCCCGAAGCCGGTCTGGTTCCGGAGACCGTCATATCGGATGCCGCTGTATCGGACGTCGGCGGGCCCGAGGCCCGGCCGGGACCGATATCCGGCGGCTGA
- a CDS encoding LolA family protein, with protein MARIRPTQVADDGFWDDKRPSRGKKAARYAAPVAVAGIAAATIGLVPALASTGDPDLPKISAQELISKMAASDAQQMSGSVKITTDLGIPSLPGGGSLADLGGAQGGEASASPDSRLMELVSGSHTLRVATDGPDKQRVSIVENAAEYSMIHNGDEIWAYDSGSNSAYHATAPKEAKDKGNHRQELPKDLRGATPQEIAKTVLASVDDTTDVTVDGTSRVAGRDAYDLLIKPKADSDSTIGSVRIAVDADNGVPLKFTLSPKSGGKAAIDVGYTKVDFGKPKASTFDFTPPKGAKVTEEPKAGRPEAKDFRSKDFGSKDFKDAQGALSGLKAVGKGWDSIARLDTPGGAASTNPGGDSGPGAASGLLGGFGKEVKGDFGSGTVVSTRLVNALLTNDGKVFVGAVDKDALVKAANAAK; from the coding sequence ATGGCACGGATCCGACCGACACAGGTCGCCGATGACGGCTTCTGGGATGACAAGCGGCCATCCCGGGGGAAGAAGGCCGCCCGGTACGCCGCCCCGGTCGCGGTCGCGGGCATCGCGGCGGCGACCATAGGGCTGGTCCCGGCGCTGGCCAGCACCGGTGACCCCGACCTGCCGAAGATCTCGGCACAAGAGCTGATCAGCAAGATGGCGGCATCGGACGCCCAGCAGATGTCCGGTTCGGTGAAGATCACCACCGATCTGGGCATCCCCTCGCTCCCCGGCGGCGGCTCCCTCGCCGACCTCGGCGGGGCGCAGGGCGGCGAGGCGTCCGCCTCGCCCGATTCCCGGCTGATGGAGCTGGTCTCCGGTTCCCACACCCTGCGGGTGGCCACCGATGGCCCCGACAAGCAGCGGGTATCGATCGTCGAGAACGCCGCCGAGTACAGCATGATCCACAACGGCGACGAGATCTGGGCGTACGACAGCGGGAGCAACTCCGCCTACCACGCCACCGCCCCCAAGGAGGCGAAGGACAAGGGCAACCACCGGCAGGAGCTGCCGAAGGACCTGCGGGGCGCCACGCCCCAGGAGATCGCCAAGACCGTGCTCGCCTCCGTGGACGACACCACGGATGTGACGGTCGACGGCACCTCCCGGGTCGCCGGACGGGACGCGTACGACCTGCTGATCAAGCCCAAGGCGGACAGCGACTCCACGATCGGATCCGTCCGTATCGCGGTGGACGCGGACAACGGTGTCCCGCTGAAGTTCACGCTCTCCCCGAAGAGCGGCGGCAAGGCGGCTATCGACGTGGGCTACACCAAGGTCGACTTCGGCAAGCCCAAGGCCAGCACCTTCGACTTCACTCCGCCCAAGGGCGCCAAGGTCACCGAGGAGCCCAAGGCCGGCCGGCCCGAGGCCAAGGACTTCCGCTCCAAGGACTTCGGCTCCAAGGACTTCAAGGACGCCCAGGGCGCCCTGTCCGGGCTGAAGGCCGTCGGTAAGGGCTGGGACTCGATCGCCCGGCTCGACACCCCCGGCGGCGCGGCGTCCACGAACCCCGGCGGCGACAGCGGCCCGGGTGCGGCGTCCGGACTCCTCGGCGGCTTCGGCAAGGAGGTCAAGGGCGACTTCGGCTCCGGCACGGTGGTCAGTACCCGTCTGGTCAACGCGCTGCTGACCAATGACGGCAAGGTGTTCGTCGGCGCGGTCGACAAGGACGCCCTGGTCAAGGCCGCCAACGCGGCCAAGTGA
- a CDS encoding M28 family metallopeptidase, translated as MAAAGTAVAALVSAAPATSAAAAPARPAADARTALAVPDVSVANVKAHLTQLQSIATANGGNRAHGRPGYKASLDYIKGKLDAAGYTTTVQQFTSSGSTGYNLIADWPGGDTNNVVFSGAHLDSVTAGPGINDNGSGSAGILETALTVARQGAKPTKHLRFAWWGAEELGMVGSRSYVNNLPSSERAKIDGYLNFDMIGSPNPGYFVYDDDPGIESVFKAFFSAKGVPTEIETEGDGRSDHAPFKNVGIPVGGLFSGADYIKTSAQAQKWGGTSGRAFDSCYHRSCDTISNIDDTALDRNSDAIAYAVWTLGGA; from the coding sequence ATGGCCGCCGCCGGTACGGCCGTCGCCGCCCTGGTGTCGGCCGCCCCGGCCACCTCCGCCGCCGCCGCACCGGCCCGGCCAGCGGCGGACGCCCGTACCGCCCTCGCGGTGCCGGACGTCTCCGTGGCCAATGTGAAGGCCCATCTGACCCAGCTCCAGTCGATCGCCACCGCCAACGGCGGCAACCGCGCCCATGGCCGCCCCGGCTACAAGGCGTCCCTCGACTACATCAAGGGCAAGCTGGACGCCGCCGGATACACCACCACTGTGCAGCAGTTCACCTCCAGCGGTTCCACCGGCTACAACCTCATCGCCGACTGGCCCGGCGGCGACACCAACAACGTGGTGTTCTCCGGCGCCCATCTCGACTCGGTCACCGCGGGCCCCGGGATCAACGACAACGGCTCGGGCTCCGCCGGAATCCTGGAGACCGCGCTCACCGTCGCCCGCCAGGGGGCGAAGCCCACCAAGCATCTGCGGTTCGCCTGGTGGGGCGCCGAGGAGCTGGGGATGGTCGGCTCCCGCTCCTACGTCAACAACCTGCCGTCATCCGAGCGGGCGAAGATCGACGGCTATCTCAACTTCGACATGATCGGCTCGCCCAACCCCGGCTACTTCGTCTATGACGACGACCCCGGGATCGAGTCGGTGTTCAAGGCGTTCTTCTCCGCCAAGGGCGTTCCCACCGAGATCGAGACCGAGGGCGACGGCCGCTCCGACCACGCGCCGTTCAAGAACGTGGGCATCCCGGTGGGCGGTCTCTTCAGCGGCGCCGACTACATCAAGACCTCCGCCCAGGCCCAGAAGTGGGGCGGCACCTCCGGTCGGGCGTTCGACAGCTGCTACCACCGCTCCTGCGACACCATCAGCAACATCGACGACACCGCCCTGGACCGCAACAGCGACGCCATCGCGTACGCGGTCTGGACGCTCGGCGGCGCCTGA
- a CDS encoding SDR family oxidoreductase, with product MSIVVTGATGHLGRLVVEGLLEKVPADQITAVVRDTAKAADFADRGVRLHEADYNRPETLSGAFAAGDKVLLISGSEVGQRGPQHQAVVDAAKEAGVALLAYTSILGGPAADFTLADEHHVTEKAVTDSGLPYALLRNGWYNENYTENLAPVLEHGAVVGAAGEGRVASASRADYAAAAVAVLTGEGHEGKAYELSGDTAWSFAEYAEVVAGQTGKEIVYGAVSPAEYQTILTGAGVPEPLAAALSDVEVAIERGRLAATPGDLSRLIGRPTTPIADSVAAALKG from the coding sequence ATGAGCATTGTCGTCACCGGAGCCACCGGCCACCTCGGCCGTCTCGTCGTCGAGGGGCTGCTGGAGAAGGTTCCCGCCGACCAGATCACCGCGGTCGTGCGCGACACCGCGAAGGCCGCCGACTTCGCCGACCGCGGTGTACGGCTGCACGAGGCCGACTACAACCGGCCCGAGACGCTCTCCGGCGCCTTCGCCGCGGGCGACAAGGTGCTGCTGATCTCCGGCAGCGAGGTCGGGCAGCGCGGTCCGCAGCACCAGGCCGTCGTAGACGCCGCCAAGGAGGCCGGTGTCGCGCTGCTCGCCTACACCAGCATTCTGGGCGGCCCCGCCGCCGACTTCACCCTGGCCGACGAGCACCACGTCACCGAGAAGGCGGTCACCGACTCCGGTCTGCCGTACGCCCTGCTCCGCAACGGCTGGTACAACGAGAACTACACCGAGAACCTCGCCCCGGTCCTGGAGCACGGCGCCGTCGTGGGCGCCGCGGGCGAGGGCCGGGTCGCCTCCGCCTCGCGCGCCGACTACGCCGCGGCCGCCGTCGCCGTCCTGACCGGCGAGGGCCACGAGGGCAAGGCGTACGAGCTCTCCGGCGACACCGCCTGGAGCTTCGCCGAGTACGCCGAGGTGGTCGCGGGGCAGACCGGCAAGGAGATCGTCTACGGCGCCGTCTCCCCGGCGGAGTACCAGACCATCCTCACCGGCGCGGGCGTCCCCGAGCCCCTCGCCGCGGCCCTCTCCGACGTCGAGGTGGCCATCGAGCGCGGCCGACTGGCCGCCACCCCGGGCGATCTGTCCCGGCTCATCGGCCGCCCGACCACGCCCATCGCGGACTCGGTCGCGGCCGCGCTGAAGGGCTGA
- a CDS encoding ABC transporter ATP-binding protein: MEQRSTEGDDAAVETRGLTKRYRGGQLAVDALDLSVPRGSVFGFLGPNGSGKTTTIRMLMGLIEPTSGRARLLGEPMPRAARSVLPRVGALIEGPALYPFLTGRDNLLRYDAADPTADPRTRVPRVEAALDRVGLAAAAGKKARAYSLGMKQRLGLAAALLQPRELLVLDEPTNGLDPQGMREIRSLVRELAEEGTTVFLSSHLLDEIEQVCTHAAVMAQGRLIAQGTVAELAAGSRGRLVVSTPDPADAVRILKEHGVTDLVSLDERVSGELPVPGPGADDAPLELADLNAALVRAGVRVRAFGAERASLEDAFVALTGEGFDVAG, encoded by the coding sequence GTGGAGCAGCGGTCCACCGAGGGGGACGACGCCGCGGTGGAGACCCGCGGGCTCACCAAGCGCTACCGGGGCGGACAGCTCGCGGTCGACGCACTCGACCTGTCCGTGCCGCGTGGCAGCGTCTTCGGCTTCCTCGGGCCCAACGGCTCGGGGAAGACGACGACGATCCGCATGCTCATGGGCCTGATCGAGCCCACCTCGGGCAGAGCCAGACTGCTCGGCGAGCCGATGCCGCGCGCCGCCCGGAGCGTGCTGCCCAGGGTGGGCGCCCTCATCGAGGGCCCCGCCCTCTACCCCTTTCTGACCGGCCGCGACAATCTGCTGCGCTACGACGCCGCGGACCCCACGGCCGACCCCCGCACCCGCGTCCCCCGCGTCGAGGCCGCCCTGGACCGGGTCGGGCTGGCCGCCGCGGCCGGGAAGAAGGCCCGCGCCTACTCGCTCGGCATGAAGCAGCGCCTGGGCCTGGCCGCCGCGCTGCTCCAGCCGCGTGAGCTGCTGGTCCTGGACGAGCCGACCAACGGCCTCGATCCGCAGGGCATGCGCGAGATCCGTTCCCTGGTACGCGAACTGGCCGAGGAGGGCACCACCGTCTTTCTCTCCTCGCATCTCCTCGACGAGATCGAACAGGTGTGCACGCACGCCGCCGTGATGGCCCAGGGCCGTCTGATCGCCCAGGGCACGGTGGCCGAGCTGGCGGCGGGCAGCCGCGGCAGGCTGGTCGTCTCCACTCCGGACCCGGCGGACGCGGTCCGGATCCTGAAGGAGCACGGTGTGACGGATCTGGTGAGCCTGGACGAGCGGGTCTCCGGCGAGCTGCCGGTGCCCGGCCCCGGCGCGGACGACGCACCGCTGGAGCTGGCCGATCTCAACGCCGCCCTCGTCCGCGCGGGGGTACGGGTCCGGGCCTTCGGAGCCGAACGCGCCTCGCTCGAGGACGCCTTTGTCGCGCTGACCGGGGAGGGCTTCGATGTCGCGGGCTGA
- a CDS encoding ABC transporter permease produces the protein MSRAEELGARAEGPGAVDLGVPDTVGTGTPDTVGTGTPATVDTGVPATVTDGKAPNAPRPNPLWALALFRSELTTTLRRWRTLALLGVLALIPILIGVAVKIETSDGGGLGGSRGGDGQGPAFFSQITNNGIFLVFASLAATLPVFLPMVIGVITGDAIAGEAGAGTLRYLLVAPAGRTRLLLAKFTTSMAFCLIATLIVALSGLVTGALLFPLGDVTLISGITVSFEEALLRALGVATLVALSLVGIATVGLFISTLTNSGIAAMATTVGLVVTVQILDSIPQLHAIHPYLFPHYWLSFADLLREPVYWDELVKNLGLQGLYVAVFGSAAWARFTAKDITA, from the coding sequence ATGTCGCGGGCTGAGGAACTGGGGGCGCGGGCTGAGGGACCAGGGGCGGTCGACCTCGGCGTACCGGACACGGTCGGCACCGGCACACCGGACACGGTCGGCACCGGCACACCGGCCACGGTTGACACCGGCGTACCGGCCACCGTGACGGATGGAAAGGCCCCGAACGCGCCCCGCCCGAACCCCCTCTGGGCCCTGGCGCTCTTCCGCTCCGAGCTGACCACCACCCTCCGCCGCTGGCGGACCCTGGCCCTGCTCGGAGTGCTCGCGCTGATCCCGATCCTCATCGGCGTCGCCGTGAAGATCGAGACGAGCGACGGCGGCGGCCTCGGCGGCAGTCGTGGCGGAGACGGGCAGGGCCCCGCCTTCTTCTCCCAGATCACCAACAACGGGATCTTCCTGGTCTTCGCGTCACTGGCGGCGACGCTGCCCGTCTTCCTGCCGATGGTGATCGGCGTGATCACCGGTGACGCCATCGCCGGTGAGGCGGGCGCCGGAACGTTGCGCTATCTGCTGGTCGCCCCCGCCGGACGGACCCGTCTCCTGCTGGCCAAATTCACCACGTCCATGGCCTTCTGTCTGATCGCGACCCTGATCGTGGCGCTGTCGGGCCTGGTGACGGGGGCGCTGCTGTTCCCGCTCGGCGATGTCACGCTGATCTCGGGCATCACCGTCTCGTTCGAGGAAGCGCTGCTCCGGGCCCTCGGTGTGGCGACCCTGGTGGCCCTGTCGCTGGTGGGGATCGCGACGGTGGGGCTGTTCATCTCCACCCTGACCAACAGCGGGATCGCGGCCATGGCCACGACCGTGGGGCTGGTGGTCACCGTGCAGATCCTCGACAGCATCCCGCAGCTCCACGCGATCCACCCGTATCTCTTCCCGCACTACTGGCTCAGCTTCGCCGATCTCCTGCGCGAGCCGGTCTACTGGGACGAGCTGGTCAAGAATCTGGGGCTGCAGGGGCTGTACGTCGCCGTGTTCGGCTCGGCGGCCTGGGCCCGGTTCACCGCGAAGGACATCACGGCCTGA